Proteins from a genomic interval of Arachis hypogaea cultivar Tifrunner chromosome 10, arahy.Tifrunner.gnm2.J5K5, whole genome shotgun sequence:
- the LOC112717834 gene encoding uncharacterized protein, translating to MKSPGCVKDIQRLTPLSRILGASATKALPFFNLMRKGIVFEWTPVCEEAFNHFKEILVAPPVLEKPKVREPLYLYLAITEEALAVVLGREEGKAQQPIYFVSRALQGAEPRYSKLEKLALALLTSSRRLRQYFQSHQIVVRTDQGIRQVLQKPDLVGRMMTWAIELSQYDLRYEPRHAIKAQAMAEFLVEVTGDPTEEAGIRWRFHVDGASNQTSGDTGIILESLAGVIYEQSTKFEFPMSNNQAEYEALLRGLTLAQEVGATRLEVCSDSQVVTSQVNRSYQARDSLLQKCLEKVRELGKQFEEVTIQHVPRERNTRADLLSKLASTKPRVGNRSLIKGMVKEPVVVLHLKKLGPSWLDSIIDFLKNGSLPDDEKVAKALRREATKYATIQGQLFKKGLSQPLLKCPHPDQTDYVLREVHEGCCGHHIGGKALARKLIRAGYYWPSIMKDSKEFMRKCVKCQENANFHRAPASELSLLTSSRPFAQ from the coding sequence ATGAAAAGCCCGGGCTGTGTCAAAGACATCCAAAGGCTCACCCCGCTGTCCCGCATCCTCGGAGCATCGGCAACGAAAGCCCTGCCCTTCTTCAATCTGATGAGAAAGGGTATAGTGTTTGAATGGACTCCTGTGTGCGAGGAGGCGTTCAATCACTTCAAAGAGATCCTGGTAGCACCCCCGGTACTCGAGAAGCCCAAGGTCAGAGAACCACTCTACCTATACCTGGCCATAACGGAGGAAGCGCTTGCAGTGGTTTTGGGGCGGGAAGAAGGGAAGGCTCAGCAGCCAATTTACTTTGTGAGTAGAGCGCTGCAAGGAGCAGAACCAAGGTATAGCAAATTGGAGAAGCTGGCACTGGCACTCTTGACCTCTTCCCGTAGACTAAGGCAATACTTCCAAAGCCACCAGATCGTTGTGAGAACAGACCAGGGAATCCGTCAAGTGCTCCAAAAACCCGATTTAGtgggaagaatgatgacttgggccATCGAGCTCTCCCAGTACGATTTACGATACGAACCCCGACACGCGATTAAGGCACAAGCAATGGCAGAGTTCCTGGTGGAAGTAACAGGGGACCCAACCGAAGAAGCGGGCATACGGTGGAGGTTCCATGTAgacggggcctccaaccaaacATCGGGGGATACCGGGATCATCTTAGAAAGCCTAGCTGGGGTCATATACGAACAATCGACCAAGTTCGAGTTCCCTAtgtcgaacaaccaagcagaatacgaggccctctTGAGAGGCCTAACCCTAGCTCAGGAAGTCGGGGCGACGAGGCTAGAGGTGTGTAGCGATTCACAGGTCGTCACCTCACAAGTAAACagaagctaccaagccagagactcGCTATTGCAAAAGTGCTTGGAGAAGGTTAGAGAGTTGGGCAAGCAGTTCGAGGAAGTCACGATCCAACATGTTCCAagggaaaggaacacacgggcagacctcctatcTAAGCTAGCAAGCACGAAACCGAGAGTCGGCAACCGATCTCTCATCAAAGGCATGGTAAAGGAACCAGTAGTTGTCCTCCACTTGAAAAAGTTAGGCCCCTCTTGGTTGGACTCCATCATTGATTTCCTGAAAAACGGCAGCCTCCCTGACGATGAGAAGGTAGCTAAAGCGTTGAGAAGGGAGGCAACCAAATATGCAACCATACAGGGACAACTGTTTaaaaagggactcagccagcCCCTATTGAAGTGCCCGCatcccgaccagacggactatgtACTCAGAGAAGTCCACGAGGGGTGCTGCGGCCACCatatcgggggcaaagccctagcgcGAAAGCTCATTCGAGCTGGATACTACTGGCCATCGATAATGAAAGATTCCAAAGAATTCATGAGGAAATGCGTCAAGTGTCAAGAGAACGCTAACTTCCACAGAGCACCGGCTTCTGAACTAAGTCTACTGACGTCCTCCCGACCTTTCGCACAATGA